A genome region from Arachis duranensis cultivar V14167 chromosome 6, aradu.V14167.gnm2.J7QH, whole genome shotgun sequence includes the following:
- the LOC107492447 gene encoding uncharacterized protein LOC107492447: MAVTSPSLTATEKKHWWLTNRKIVDKYIKDARSLIATQEQSEIASALNLLDAALAISPRLDHALHLRARCLLYLRRYKDVADMLQDYIPSLKIASDADSSSVSSSSSDGSSREGVKLLSPEEPVRDQTFKCFSVSDLKKKVMAGLCKTCDKEGQWRYLVLGQACCHLGLMEDAMVLLQTGKRLATDAFRRQSVCWSDDSFSLSSIPFSADSNTTNPPPAIRHFSKILDGRRAAPQAFLAECYMHRASAYRAAGRIAESIADCNRTLALDPTCIPALDTRASLFEAIRCLPDSLHDLEHLKLLYNSILRDRKLPGPAWKRRNVRYREIPGKLCALAVKIQELKQRLASGETGNNVDYYALIGVRRGCSRSELERAHVLLTLKHKPDKATGFIERCELADDRDLDCIKEKARMSALLLYRLVQKGYTNLMSAVLDEEAAEKQRKKQAALHAAAHAHAHAHTPVMVQQKPKDPAPELNNNSIEVDNLVTDNISSNDSMESNNNKSTISSSTVNPAVFQGVFCRDLAAVGTLLSQVGFNRPIPVKYEALSC; this comes from the exons ATGGCAGTCACTTCTCCCTCTCTTACCGCTACAGAAAAGAAGCACTGGTGGCTCACCAACCGGAAG ATTGTTGACAAATACATAAAGGACGCAAGGAGTCTCATTGCGACGCAAGAACAGAGCGAGATCGCCTCGGCGCTCAACCTTCTAGACGCTGCTCTGGCGATATCACCGAGGCTGGACCATGCACTCCACCTCAGAGCACGGTGCTTGCTGTACCTGCGGCGGTACAAGGATGTCGCCGATATGCTTCAGGACTACATTCCCAGCTTGAAGATCGCCAGTGATGCTGATTCAAGTTCtgtttcctcttcttcctctgatgGGTCTTCCAGGGAAGGAGTGAAGCTTCTGTCCCCTGAGGAACCCGTGAGGGACCAAACGTTCAAGTGCTTCTCCGTTTCCGATCTGAAGAAGAAGGTGATGGCTGGACTCTGTAAAACCTGCGACAAGGAAGGGCAATGGAG GTACTTGGTTTTGGGTCAAGCGTGCTGCCACTTAGGCCTAATGGAGGACGCAATGGTCCTCCTCCAGACCGGAAAACGCCTCGCCACCGACGCATTCCGACGACAGAGCGTCTGCTGGTCTGATGACAGCTTCTCCTTATCCAGCATTCCCTTCTCCGCCGACTCAAACACTACAAACCCGCCTCCTGCCATTCGCCATTTCTCCAAGATTCTAGACGGTCGCAGGGCAGCACCTCAGGCCTTCCTGGCAGAATGCTACATGCATAGAGCCTCCGCCTACCGCGCTGCCGGCCGCATTGCGGAGTCCATAGCGGACTGCAATCGCACCCTTGCCCTTGATCCTACCTGCATTCCAGCCCTTGACACCAGAGCTTCCCTCTTCGAAGCAATTCGCTGCCTCCCGGATTCTCTCCACGACCTCGAACACCTCAAGCTTTTGTACAATTCAATTCTCAGGGACCGGAAGCTTCCTGGCCCTGCGTGGAAGCGGCGCAATGTGAGGTACAGGGAAATTCCAGGGAAGCTCTGCGCCCTTGCCGTGAAGATTCAAGAGCTGAAGCAGAGGCTGGCTTCAGGGGAGACTGGGAATAACGTAGATTACTATGCTCTCATTGGTGTGAGGCGCGGTTGTTCAAGATCTGAGTTGGAGAGGGCTCATGTGTTGCTCACTCTAAAGCATAAACCCGACAAGGCTACCGGATTCATCGAAAGGTGCGAGCTGGCCGACGACCGAGACCTTGATTGCATCAAGGAGAAGGCCAGGATGTCAGCTTTGTTGCTGTATAGGTTGGTTCAGAAAGGTTACACAAATTTGATGAGTGCCGTCTTAGATGAAGAGGCTGCTGAGAAGCAGAGGAAGAAGCAGGCTGCATTGCATGCAGCTGCACACGCGCACGCACACGCACACACCCCAGTTATGGTGCAACAGAAACCTAAGGACCCTGCTCCTGAATTGAACAATAATAGTATTGAGGTAGATAATTTGGTCACTGATAATATCAGCAGCAATGATTCAATGGAGAGTAACAATAACAAGTCTACAATATCATCATCTACTGTCAATCCTGCAGTTTTTCAAGGTGTTTTCTGTCGCGACCTGGCGGCAGTTGGGACCTTGCTTTCGCAGGTCGGATTCAATAGGCCAATTCCGGTGAAGTATGAAGCATTGAGCTGCTAA
- the LOC107492446 gene encoding dnaJ protein ERDJ3B, whose product MAHRRTKLLFILLCALCYSLNAIAGKSYYDILQVSKGASEEQIKRAYRKLALKYHPDKNQGNEEANKKFAEISNAYEVLSDSEKRNIYDRYGEEGLKQHAANGGRGGGMGMNIQDIFSSFFGGGSMEEEEKIVKGDDVIVELDASLEDLYMGGSLKVWREKNVLKPAPGKRRCNCRNEVYHKQIGPGMFQQMTEQVCEQCPNVKYVREGYFITVDIEKGMQDGQEVLFYEDGEPIIDGESGDLRFRIRTAPHDVFRREGNDLHTTVTITLVQALVGFEKTIKHLDEHLVDISTKAITKPKQVKKFKGEGMPLHMSTKKGDLYVTFEVLFPTSLTEEQKKQIQAILG is encoded by the exons ATGGCGCATCGAAGAACGAAGCTCCTTTTCATTCTTCTATGCGCTCTCTGCTATTCTCTCAATGCTATCGCCGG AAAGAGCTACTACGATATACTTCAAGTTTCCAAGGGTGCTTCGGAGGAGCAGATAAAGAGGGCGTATAGGAAGCTTGCATTGAAGTACCACCCTGATAAGAACCAGGGCAATGAAGAAGCTAATAAGAAGTTTGCTGAAATTAGCAATG CATATGAAGTGTTGTCGGATAGTGAGAAGAGAAACATTTATGACAGATATGGTGAGGAGGGTTTGAAGCAGCATGCTGCCAATGGTGGCAGAGGTGGTGGAATGGGAATGAACATCCAAGACATTTTTAGCTC TTTCTTTGGTGGTGGTTCGatggaggaggaagagaagatTGTGAAAGGTGATGATGTGATTGTTGAATTGGATGCAAGCCTTGAAGATTTATACATGGGAGGTTCCTTGAAG GTTTGGAGAGAGAAAAATGTGTTAAAGCCAGCACCAGGAAAAAGGCGCTGCAACTGTAGAAATGAGGTTTATCACAAGCAAATTGGGCCTGGGATGTTTCAGCAGATGACGGAGCAG GTCTGTGAGCAGTGTCCTAATGTCAAATATGTAAGGGAGGGCTATTTTATCACCGTTGATATAGAGAAAGGCATGCAAGATGGGCAG GAGGTACTATTCTATGAGGATGGTGAGCCTATCATAGACGGAGAATCTGGAGATTTAAGG TTCCGTATCCGAACTGCACCCCATGATGTCTTCAGAAGGGAAGGCAATGATTTGCACACCACTGTCACTATAACCCTG GTTCAAGCCCTTGTTGGATTCGAGAAGACCATCAAACATCTAGATGAGCATCTGGTGGACATAAGCACAAAG GCAATTACAAAGCCAAAGCAAGTGAAGAAGTTCAAAGGGGAGGGTATGCCATTGCATATGAGCACGAAGAAAGGAGATCTTTACGTCACTTTTGAGGTTCTATTCCCCACATCACTAACGGAGGAACAAAAAAAACAGATACAAGCAATTCTTGGTTAG